The genomic interval CAAACCTGAAACTGTGGAATTGTCATTTCGATGGACTTGCTCTTTACTTGGCCAGAATTATCTGCCACTTTTAGCATCACTGCCACGTAAGGATACTTGAGGGATCTGCAGCTGTCCGAGCTCACAGCCATGCCCAGTTTCCACTGAAAATCTACAAGCTTTAACACAACATTACAAATAGCACATGAGAAACGCCACTGCcttgaacaaatatttatttattctgcccTTGGTCTTGTATTCGTTTCAATATTGGTCACAGTACAAGAAAACAGCTTCATTTATGCTGGTAGGAAAACAGTGGTCAAACGGCAACGGAAAAAACCAAAGGGCATAAGCAGAATCAGAAAAcatgtggaagaaagaaaaaagtcaaacaaaGACACCTAAGTCTCTACTGTGACAGAAGAGGTGTAGAGAGTGGCTTTTCCCAGCAGGCTTAACTTCTGCTCTGCTTCAGCACCCCCCAAGCACCCTGGAGCACTTTTCACCTTTCTTCCTGTTCCATCCATTCCCAAGTCCTAAAACAAAAGATGGGTGACGTGGTTCCTACCATTGCCCGAGGCACGTGTGGAAACCATGGCATTGTTTCCCCACTACACCATCTATGACAAACCTACTATTACAATGAGTGCTGCTGATGGTGGCTTTAGATTTCATCAGTCCTCATGACAGACACCTGCCAGGCGACGCACTGtgcagtgtgcgtgtgtgtccggTGCCCTCACTGAATCATCACAGTATTATAGGTTACTATTTCCATTTTGCAGATGACAAAACCCAGTCTCAGAGAGCTTATGTAATGGGTTCAAGGCCACAGTTCAGAATTCAGAACAGAAAActcctgtctgtctgactccaaAGATTCTAAGTTTAAGGACTACTATGTTTTTAATCTGATTTTTCACTGCTGCCACGGTATCAAAGAGAACTGGATAAATGCAGCTGTTCACACTGACCCTAAAACACGGGTACAAGAATTTGTCTTACTTCCAAAGATGATGATTGGCACCCAAAATATACTTGCTGACTGACTGCTATTTTTTGCAGTGAAACCACTGCGTGCCTTGTGATACCCGTCCTCTGACAGACACCCAAGAGGTGCTGACTGCACAGTTTCTACTCATCCCTACGCGATGAACTAGAAGTCAGAAGACCGCTGCTCTTCATTATTACAATTTTCTTAATTCTATTTCCTCGGGCATGTGGGGTAAAAGGGCAACTTGGACTCAGTTTGTTTTCTCCGTGTGTTCCAGGGCCTGAACTCAAGTCAATAGGCTGGGCAGTGAGCACCTTTACCCAGgaagccacctcactggccctaTAATTTTCCTCATAAAGGTGAGAAACAGCTTATTACAAggtgctttcccccccccccccccgccccgtgattgtttgctttttggttttggagacaagatttttctAAATGACTTTACAATTGTGGTGACCTTCCTGCTTTCAGCTACCcgggtgctggggttataggcacacGTACCCAGCTTGGGAGATGTATTTGCACCAATCTGTagagtttatttttttaggttgtcaaacttgtttaaaattatatttttcaattcCTGTGTCAGAActatgcagaaaaacaaaactgaatcaTACGTTTAAACTCATTATTAATTCTAATAGTCTTATAAAATATCTTGGCTTCCCTTGTGTCTATAATCATACGACCAGTGGCTGTATGTATGGAAGGGATTACAGCACACTTGTGGCTCGGATACGCCCACGTCCTAATCACAGAGGCTTTCTTGTGTGAAACCGCAGATAGGAAAGATTTAACAAAGTAAGATCTCGGGATGTACTTTCCTGCATGTGATCCCAATATAATCACAGTCTTTGGAGGATGGCAGGAGGGTGGGAGTCGGAAGAGGAAGCTGGGGTTCTGACAACGCACAGGCCACTGACTAACAGAGGAAGCAGGTAGgggcgaggccagcctggtctacagagtgaatccatgacagccaaggctacacctagaaaccctgtctggaaaaaccaagagagagagagagagagaggagggagaggagagagggagagagagaggtgaggggggagggagggagagagagagggagagagagaggggggagggaggagggtgggggatggggtggggtggggtgcgggtggAAGCAGACCCTGAGAACAATAAAGGACAAACAAGAGACCCTCCCTTACAGCCACACCAATGCCTTCCTTCACCTTGGCTCTGTAACACTGGTTTTAAACTTCTGACTTTCACAACTGTAAGGGATTAGATTTGTATTGCTTTAAGtagaaatcaaataaatgaataaataagtgcaTGCCTATAGCCCAGTACAGTTCTAAAACATATAACATACGGTGATGAACAAAATACCGTGAGACTCACTCAAATctggctggagagttggctcggtggctacaagcacttgctgctcttcgagaggccctgggttcggtttccagtacccacatggcagctcacaaccattctaTTTCTGGAGACTTGGAGGCCTTTTTTGGCCCCCAGAGACTCACGTGTTGTACTGAtacataagattaaaaaaaaaaaaatctaaaacaaggtGCCACTAACTCATATGCTGTTAAGCAAAACCAAGTAGGTTTATCGGTGTCATGGGAGTTCCCTCCCAGGCACCTTCCAAAGCAAAGGCAAGATAAGCTGGTGAGGTGTGGTTCTAAATCTAGTAGCATGGGATGCAGACACTaaagggtcacaagttcaaggccagtgtgggctacaaggtgagtttaaggccagcctcaaaAGTTTaatgagagcctgcctcaaaaataaaataaaataaaaattaaaaaaaaaaaaagaaagaaaatcatttagaGACAAGTCCCAGTCAGTCAACAGACACTTCTCTCAGCCCCTGCATTCTTATTATGTCTTCACTTCcgcattttcttatattttatgtgaACATGGGTATCTCCTGACCTAATACTCCAGTTTTCTGACTCTCTTGGAAAagtgttattaattttaaaagtcgaAATCTTACTCCTGGTGTATATGAGAGGTTAGAAAAGGTATAGTCCGTCTTCAAAATAACTTCTTTAAAGAAATGACTGCGCTCGGTGGGGCAAACCTTTAAGCCcggcacttaggaagcagagagaggtgactctctgcgagttcaaggctgTCTCATCTTCCTAGAAAAGTTCCTGCCTAGCCAGGACTactcagtgagagagcctgtctcaacagtttttgttttgttttgttttgttttgttttaaatgaaggAAGCTGTCTTTGTAAATATTACTAAAATTGTAACCTTCACATTCTAAAACGTCCAAGTCCTACCTTGGAATAAAGGTTACCTAATTAAGGTGGAACAACGCTCGGTCTGCACTCTAGGGGCACAGGAGTTTAAACTGCACCCACAGCGGCTAACCCTCTAGGTGCGAGGGAGAAACGCAGCCTTGGGGAAGGATCCATGCAGAGTAGCGGGGACCGCACGGCCGCAGCTGCGGACAGGGCGGGGCGGCCACTCACCTGGCAGGTGACCTGGAACGCAAGCAGAGACACAACTTAGAGAAAAGCCCCGGGCGCCCCCGTCCGCCccatcccccttctcctcccagcgCATACTTACCTCCGATTTGGCGTCCAGCACGGGTTCCTTGGTCGTAGACTCCTCCATGGCCACAGTAGAACTCCGGCACCGGCCAACACTTCCGCTTCCGGCCCCAAGCCCAGCCCACTCACTctaggtagaaagagaaaaataaaatttcatgtaaTTCTGGTTTTGTCTCAATTAAACAGTGGTTTTAAGAGATTGTGGGGGAAGGGAAGTTCTTTGGGGAGAAAGGCCAAGGACGTGGAGGAAACCTGGTGGTGGACTCATGACGTCAGGGACATCGCCTCCCCCTCTGTAGGGCAAGGAATGGGCTCGTCTCTGCACAAGCGCAAAGTGAATCAGCTTGGTGAGGAGCAGCCACGCCCCCCAGCGTGGATTGTGTTGTGTTAATTTAACTACAGTTGTCTGACGAATTCTCATTGCTCAGATTGAGTTCTCTGGTTTAGCCCGACTTTAGGACAGTGTAGCCAaaggcttaaaaaaacaaaactctgctcTTTATTATTCAATTTCAACCAGATTTCGGCAGCACCTTCTCAGCCTGTCTTCTCTCCTGTTTACCCCAGAATATCCAAGCTTAGTTTTTAGTACCCTGCcaacattttatttagaaaaacttgaaaatattttcagacaaGTTGCAAATAATAGCATTCTTATTCGTGTCACCCGCATTTAGCAATACTTACTACTTCACTGTATAAATTTGCTTTAATGCTGACTACAGACATAATAAAGAGTGTTTCATGTTTAAATACTTAAGCACTCTAATCATATATCAGGAGACCTAACAATGATGGAATGACATAAGTAGatcaaatttactttttttttttttttttttttgctttggttttggtttttcaagacgggtttctctgtgtatccctggttgtcctagaactctgtctctgtagaccaggcttgcctctgcttcccgggtgctgggattaaaggcgtggcccaACAATATTCTTAACATTGATTTAACTCACCCACAACCAGAATACAACCAGGGCCTCCCATTCTCTTTGGTCCCTAAAGTTCCCCAAGTCAGGTTGTGAAATAGCTGGTGCTCCCTCAAGGGACTGGGGCAGAATCTGCTTTTAAAAGTCATCCacgttagccgggcgtggtggcgcacgcctttgatcccagcactcgggaggcataagcaggcggatcgctgtgagttcgaggccagcctggtctacaaagtgagtacaggatggccaaagctacccagagaaaccctatctcaaaaaaccaaaaaaaaaaaaaaaaaaagtcatccacGTTGTTGGCATACCTTAGTTTCATGcagtttctctctcattctctttgaGAAATCAGGCCGCACATGCCTACAGCCTCTGGCTGGCACAGAgacctgattaaaaaaaaattatcctgttTGGCCTTGAAGTTCTCTCCCTCTCCGTGCAGCTGTGTGCAAGCTTAGGACAACCTTGAATTACAAGTTTACTCTATCTAGTGCCTTCCCGCCTTGGGACGGCTGCTATAAAGGCTATGTCAGGCTTGGTCACTTGGTATGCAGCTCATTCTTGCTCTGCCCCCTCTCCACCCCAACCCAACCTGTTCCTGGGAACCTACAAGACTCAGAAATTCCCTTTGTGCTAGTGGAAATGAAGGCTCTTCCTTCAAGACCCCATCATGCCTCTGGTATGATGACGTCCATGCTAATGTTCTCCCAGTTCATGACGTCATCCTGGCTATCAGGAACATATAGCACCCCGCCCCCATACAATCTTGCCAAAGGTCTCCTTTCTAcaaatttacttacttttataaGTTATAATAAACACATGGCAAACTGCTCTTTTTCAGACCTATACCTTACAAGATAATAGAATTTTCCTAAGACTTTGACTTATAAAGTACAGATTTGGGGTCTGTGACATGACTCAGTCGGTGAAAGAGCTTGCTGCTGAGCGTGTCAACTTGACTTTGATCCTTGGGACCTTatagtggaggaagagaactAAATGACtgtcacaagttgtcctctgacctccacaagcacaccCCCATGGCACTAGTgcagtctctcacacacacagtcacataataataaattaaaaatatacaaatgcagATTTTTATGAAGTAAAGAAAATCGCcaatctggtgcctcatatttgaccttgtcctctggatggggagacctggtggcactcagaggaaggatagcaggctaccaagaagagacttgataccctatgagcatatacagggggaggaggtccccctcagtcacagtcataggggaggagagtaaggggaaaatgggagagatggcagaatgagaggatacaagggatgggataaccactgagatgtaatatgaataaattaataaaattaaattaaaaaaaagaaaattgccaaaATTACATATCCATATTTATAACTTGTAAAAATTGATTTTAATCCAATGACGTCTATGTAGGATATATAAATCAGGATGCACTTGGAGCATTTTCATTAAATGCTCCTTCTCCCCCTCAGTCTTACCTAAGAGGAAATCCACAGCGCCGTATATCTCAGACTCCAGATGTAAGGGGGGGGAGGTTTCAGTGGAATGAACAATACAAAAagacatttctttctatttaagcATTTActttagtttgttttaaattcCCAGTGATACAAATCTGAGTCAAGCTAGCCTAAGCAAAATAGCAGAAATGATTGTCTCACAGCTGTGACCTCTGAAACGTGAGGGTGGAACACACTGATGTGCCAAGGGAACGAACTGTGAGACGAGACGCGCATAGCAAGAGAGCCCAGCCCCTTCTCAGCCCTGGTTTGGCCTCCTGAACGTTTCTTCGCtccattttctttgtcttcttttgttgttgttgctgggggaggagggtgcATATACAGACATGGATGGCCAGTGTCTTTGGGGTCATAGCTGTATAAGTAATATTGCCAGGATGAAAGAGGAAGCCCAAATGAATAAAGGAAGCTGATCTTGAATCTCAATTCTGTAAAAAAGACTGATTAACATACTGAGTCACATACCCACTCCTTGGTCCAACACTAGGTGAGGATGCGTTGCTTTTTGTCTGCTCTATGGTCCTCATGGTGTCTAGAAAGGGTATAATTATGTGATTAGTAAAGTCACCAGTTTAACAGAGATGAATGATATCACCAGTAGGAGAAATGAGGATGCTTCTCCCCAACTGAGATTAAAAgatgctaagaaaacaaaaacactagaGGTCCCTTAGACATATTTACTATATCTTACTGTGTTATCCTACGCTATTAGTGTATGCAGTCCAAATCCTCCAAGAATGTTTACTTCCTACCCCACAGTCTGTGAATAAGTTACTTTATGCCACACACGGGAATTACAACTACATATCAGCTGCTAACCAGATGTTACTCAGGCGAGAACAATGTGATGACAAGTGTCCTTCTTTGGAGAAGATGAAGGTGATGAGTTATAGACTCAGGCAGAGTGTGTCAGAGTAAAACAATGTGACAAAGACTCACCTACATTGCTGGCTTTGTAGACAGGAAAGAGACTAAGAGGCAAAGAATGATGATAGCTTGCAGAAGGCAGAGTAGGGAAGAAAATGGATTCTTCCACAGAGATTCCAAAACTATTTATTCCAAATATAAACGTCCTCTGGAAACTTTGTAGCCCAGCAATATCTATTCCAGAATTCTGACCTTCAGACtagagaataaataaattcttgTCGTTTTAGACCACTAAATTATGGGCTGCCACTGGTgatggctcaattggtaaagtCCTTGCTACATAAGCccttgaggacctgagtgtggatcCCTACCACctacataaaatagaaagacaCCATAGAATAAaactgtagccccagcactggaggcaggaCAAGGGGATCCCAGGCATGCAC from Acomys russatus chromosome 18, mAcoRus1.1, whole genome shotgun sequence carries:
- the Commd6 gene encoding COMM domain-containing protein 6; this translates as MEESTTKEPVLDAKSEVTCQLVDFQWKLGMAVSSDSCRSLKYPYVAVMLKVADNSGQVKSKSIEMTIPQFQNFYRQFKEIAAVIETV